Proteins encoded together in one Lathyrus oleraceus cultivar Zhongwan6 chromosome 5, CAAS_Psat_ZW6_1.0, whole genome shotgun sequence window:
- the LOC127078687 gene encoding secreted RxLR effector protein 161-like: MDSCKAMSTPMGSGTYVDQDESGVSIDITKYQGMIGSLLYLMASRLDIMLSVCLCARFQANPKELHLTAVKRIMKYLKGTTNVGLWYPKGSIFKLVGYSDADYTRSKTDRKSISGTCHILGNALVSWACKKQVCVALSTAEAE, translated from the coding sequence ATGGATAGTTGCAAGGCAATGTCTACTCCAATGGGATCCGGAACTTATGTTGACCAAGATGAATCAGGTGTTTCGATTGACATAACAAAGTATCAAGGTATGATTGGTTCCTTACTTTATTTGATGGCAAGTCGTCTTGATATTATGCTCAGTGTGTGTCTTTGTGCTCGTTTTCAAGCCAATCCAAAAGAATTACATCTCACCGCTGTTAAGAggatcatgaagtatctcaagGGAACAACAAATGTCGGcctatggtatcctaaaggtagtatTTTCAAATTAGTTGGTTATTCTGACGCTGATTATACGAGAAGTAAAACTGATCGAAAAAGTATTAGTGGTACATGTCATATCCTTGGAAATGCATTAGTATCGTGGGCTTGCAAGAAACAAGTGTGTGTTGCTCTTAGCACTGCTGAAGCGGAATAA